Proteins found in one Candidatus Bathyarchaeia archaeon genomic segment:
- a CDS encoding ferredoxin family protein produces the protein MKSKQGRLGHMKIVIYYEKCPPCSDLKCVDNCPWGVFQVGTDKKPLVWDAASCIQCGICENICPNNAIKIKRERKNFSSVQNITPL, from the coding sequence ATGAAAAGCAAGCAAGGAAGATTAGGGCACATGAAAATAGTAATATATTATGAAAAATGCCCTCCATGTTCAGATCTTAAGTGTGTTGACAATTGCCCATGGGGAGTTTTTCAAGTAGGTACTGATAAAAAACCGTTGGTTTGGGATGCAGCCTCATGCATTCAATGTGGGATTTGCGAAAATATATGCCCAAACAATGCCATTAAAATTAAAAGAGAGAGGAAAAATTTTAGTAGCGTCCAAAACATAACTCCGCTATAA
- a CDS encoding RnfABCDGE type electron transport complex subunit D, with amino-acid sequence MTKDKLMAYTFIALVILVTVSAIAWWPTSIIASIIAVSVAVVLDYLLSLIMKDKGPINTMSAAVFGLIVALSYTLATPSSPLMVTYTGMPELLPMTPPMAYVYVAIIAAVGMIFFKKLQGLLGRKYVNPAAAAKIIVLIPFLNTVLRPNAHQMISLTAPIFFSGTPDAPSFGCLMQSCFANTDYSVGSVSPTEFFKTLILLKYHTWIGGASSIAVIIVGLGLFIAARKYIKWRITLAYLATVAVMSTIMWAVYGGDILLRVGFHLFVGSSIFLAFFMATDPATTPITHKGQWIFGLVLGILTVLIQTYMNFLGGSILALVIMNLTSPLLDKVGVPKPVEEKREVKLPKAKRFEKVKTTQCIRCGACMVVCCHSLSPILVKDAFEKGNTNTLKKLRADLCDGCGNCNFVCPSRIDLRAFVLRAKASLRTSK; translated from the coding sequence ATGACAAAGGACAAATTAATGGCATATACTTTTATTGCCCTCGTCATACTTGTAACCGTGTCAGCTATTGCGTGGTGGCCTACATCTATTATAGCATCCATAATTGCGGTTTCGGTCGCCGTAGTCCTCGATTATTTGCTTTCGCTAATTATGAAGGACAAAGGACCAATTAACACAATGTCTGCAGCTGTATTTGGGTTGATTGTGGCTCTATCATACACGCTGGCTACGCCTTCTTCGCCGCTTATGGTTACATACACCGGCATGCCTGAACTGCTGCCAATGACCCCGCCCATGGCGTATGTGTATGTCGCTATTATTGCTGCGGTTGGCATGATCTTTTTTAAAAAACTCCAAGGATTACTAGGCAGAAAATACGTAAACCCAGCAGCAGCCGCAAAAATAATAGTTCTCATTCCCTTTCTTAACACCGTTCTACGACCGAATGCTCACCAGATGATATCTTTAACTGCACCTATATTTTTCAGCGGCACTCCTGATGCTCCCTCTTTTGGTTGTCTTATGCAATCATGCTTTGCCAACACAGACTATTCTGTCGGAAGTGTTTCTCCCACCGAGTTCTTTAAGACGCTAATATTGCTGAAGTATCACACTTGGATAGGTGGGGCTTCAAGCATTGCTGTTATCATTGTCGGGCTAGGATTATTCATTGCCGCCCGCAAATACATAAAGTGGAGAATAACGCTAGCATATCTTGCTACAGTCGCAGTAATGTCTACGATTATGTGGGCGGTATATGGTGGAGATATTCTTCTGCGAGTTGGTTTTCATTTGTTTGTGGGAAGTTCAATATTTCTGGCGTTTTTCATGGCTACAGATCCTGCAACAACGCCCATTACTCACAAGGGTCAATGGATTTTCGGTCTAGTATTAGGAATATTAACGGTTCTGATCCAAACATACATGAACTTCCTAGGCGGCTCAATCCTTGCCCTAGTAATAATGAATCTGACTTCGCCATTGCTGGACAAGGTCGGAGTACCTAAACCAGTTGAAGAAAAAAGGGAAGTTAAGCTTCCGAAGGCTAAGCGGTTTGAAAAAGTTAAGACTACACAGTGTATACGATGTGGAGCTTGCATGGTTGTTTGCTGCCATAGCCTAAGCCCCATCCTAGTCAAGGATGCATTTGAGAAAGGAAACACGAATACGTTGAAGAAACTGCGGGCAGATTTATGCGATGGATGTGGAAATTGTAACTTCGTTTGTCCATCAAGAATAGATTTAAGGGCCTTCGTGCTTAGGGCTAAAGCGTCTCTGAGGACATCTAAATAA
- the mtrH gene encoding tetrahydromethanopterin S-methyltransferase subunit H produces the protein MFKFKTPQQIFEIGRVKVGGQPGELPTVLIASIFYVGQKIVIDESRGEFNVKEAEEQLNKLEQLSDLTGNPFMLDVVGTTEEAFRKYIDFIAKTTEAPFLIDAISPKLRLSASHYVKEIGLTERAVYSSINKGSPSSELEKIKESNIKAAIILAENPADNSTEGKIAATEQALARAKEAGIEKFLIDTSIPAFGPDMGSAVRAIYYIKEKFGYPTGVGTGNVVTTCGWVKVNFPKEVRRGCDAATNAIMQTVGANWLMFGPIERADYVFPAAAIVDTYILSAMAELEIKPLSDNHPVFKVFI, from the coding sequence ATGTTTAAATTCAAAACACCTCAGCAAATTTTTGAAATTGGAAGGGTAAAGGTTGGAGGGCAGCCTGGAGAGCTTCCCACGGTATTAATTGCTTCCATCTTTTATGTGGGTCAGAAAATTGTTATAGATGAAAGCAGAGGAGAATTCAACGTTAAAGAGGCAGAAGAGCAACTGAACAAGCTTGAACAGTTGAGTGATTTAACGGGCAACCCTTTCATGTTGGATGTTGTTGGAACCACCGAGGAAGCCTTCAGAAAATACATAGACTTTATCGCGAAAACTACAGAGGCGCCATTTCTTATAGATGCTATAAGCCCAAAGCTCCGACTATCAGCATCTCATTATGTTAAGGAAATAGGCTTAACAGAGAGGGCGGTTTACAGCTCTATTAATAAAGGAAGCCCATCTTCAGAGCTGGAGAAAATAAAGGAAAGCAATATCAAAGCAGCTATTATACTAGCTGAGAACCCGGCGGACAACAGCACAGAGGGAAAAATAGCCGCTACAGAGCAGGCACTTGCACGTGCAAAAGAAGCGGGTATAGAAAAGTTCCTAATAGACACGTCAATTCCAGCTTTCGGGCCGGATATGGGTTCAGCAGTAAGGGCAATCTACTACATAAAAGAAAAGTTTGGTTACCCAACGGGTGTTGGAACAGGGAATGTTGTTACAACATGCGGATGGGTTAAAGTAAACTTTCCAAAAGAGGTTAGAAGGGGCTGTGATGCCGCCACCAACGCAATAATGCAAACGGTTGGCGCCAACTGGCTCATGTTTGGCCCAATTGAGAGGGCAGACTACGTTTTCCCAGCGGCAGCTATAGTTGACACATACATATTATCAGCAATGGCTGAACTTGAAATTAAGCCTTTAAGCGATAACCATCCTGTCTTTAAGGTCTTCATTTAA
- a CDS encoding radical SAM protein: protein MVVIRVTLVNPPYPKRAHQHPALIPLSLGYLGAVCEEGGYDVSIIDCQAEKLDYEGFGRRLKSVESDVIGITSATLTYKPALKIAEIAKEIFPDSITILGGCHATFWDENVFRESPHIDIIVRKEGELTFLELLGKIKAGKRIDEVKGITYKADNGKIVRNEDRPYIENLDSLPYPAHHLLKLNLYIKYGKLIIPVMTSRGCVYWCDFCCAVRMFGRKYRMRDPVKVVDEIEYMHNTFGTDQFTFYDDAFSVDALRTEKICEEIVKRGLDIKWDCETRVDMVNKELLEKMKKAGCIAIWFGVESGSQMIIDKMHKKIRIEQTRRAFKIAQEIGLMTVASVILGFPGETEETAWETVNFVMSLDPHDVGFYVATPYPGTPLYDLVKSKGWLKTEDFEKYDTATPVFETPYLSMKKLREIREKAYHRFYLRPNYVMKMLKIGGVYGISAVRTSLAYLLRTLHLKLS from the coding sequence GTGGTAGTAATTCGCGTTACGCTTGTTAATCCACCATATCCGAAAAGGGCTCATCAACATCCGGCTCTTATTCCATTAAGTTTAGGATATTTAGGAGCTGTATGTGAAGAGGGCGGTTATGATGTCTCCATTATAGATTGTCAAGCTGAAAAACTTGACTATGAGGGTTTTGGACGCAGATTAAAGAGTGTCGAGTCAGATGTTATTGGGATAACTTCAGCAACTTTAACTTATAAGCCAGCCTTAAAGATAGCTGAAATCGCCAAGGAAATCTTTCCAGACAGCATAACCATTTTAGGTGGGTGCCACGCAACCTTCTGGGATGAAAATGTGTTTAGGGAAAGCCCACATATAGACATAATTGTCCGTAAAGAGGGAGAATTAACCTTTCTTGAACTCCTCGGCAAAATTAAAGCGGGTAAAAGAATTGATGAAGTTAAAGGTATCACATACAAAGCTGATAATGGAAAAATCGTTAGGAACGAGGACAGACCCTATATAGAGAATTTAGATTCGCTTCCATATCCAGCTCATCATCTTTTAAAGCTTAATCTCTACATCAAATATGGAAAACTTATCATTCCAGTTATGACAAGTAGAGGTTGTGTTTATTGGTGTGATTTCTGCTGTGCAGTGAGGATGTTCGGCAGGAAATATCGAATGAGGGATCCGGTAAAGGTTGTTGATGAAATCGAATACATGCATAATACCTTTGGCACAGATCAATTCACTTTTTACGACGACGCCTTCTCGGTGGATGCTCTACGAACAGAGAAAATATGTGAGGAGATTGTTAAAAGAGGATTAGACATAAAATGGGACTGTGAAACAAGAGTGGACATGGTGAATAAAGAACTCCTTGAAAAAATGAAGAAAGCAGGATGCATAGCCATATGGTTTGGTGTTGAATCAGGTTCCCAGATGATAATCGATAAAATGCATAAAAAAATAAGAATTGAGCAGACCAGAAGGGCGTTTAAAATTGCTCAAGAGATAGGATTAATGACTGTTGCAAGCGTTATTTTGGGTTTTCCGGGCGAAACGGAGGAGACTGCTTGGGAAACGGTAAATTTTGTTATGAGTTTAGATCCCCATGATGTTGGTTTTTATGTTGCAACCCCCTACCCTGGAACTCCTCTTTATGATTTGGTTAAGAGCAAAGGTTGGCTTAAAACTGAAGATTTCGAAAAATATGATACCGCAACCCCTGTCTTTGAGACCCCCTATTTGAGCATGAAGAAGCTAAGAGAAATAAGAGAAAAAGCCTATCACCGCTTCTATTTAAGGCCGAATTACGTGATGAAAATGCTTAAAATTGGAGGAGTCTATGGGATATCAGCTGTCAGAACATCATTAGCTTATTTACTCAGAACTTTACATCTAAAACTCAGCTGA
- a CDS encoding coproporphyrinogen-III oxidase family protein, producing MDEKMRQEILSAYEFRKQWPPYTYREYFDITPELLNAFTEFLKTENTSKKKMELQPWITFCDSRCSFCYYPSTMFRGEFVNPYLAALKKELKMYSETKYVKTSEFDEIVLGGGTPTVLSAEQLIDIISFCKENFNISLDYMIKITGSTHNLDEYKLKKFAEYGVLQLDVGVQTFNNDIRRKLFIQDSGEHAEQIIRKARKLGLYVCIDLMYNLPGQTMEIWREDVKKAIELDLEGVDCYPLEVYPGTILEKQLKNGELPPPGDWKTEALMYVEAVEMFTKAGYIPVGHDRFTRVREHIEESCLNGWPWAGILTTGAGCFMGYLGRYSYQNTENVYEYMEKVSCGIFPIAKIHRSSDEDMLKKVMERLYLRLPVDKKEFKEKFGRLPEEVFPEAIKRLKEKGLIEIDDDAIRITKLGDIWRINIAWEFANAKVVY from the coding sequence TTGGATGAAAAAATGAGGCAAGAGATTCTTAGCGCATATGAATTTAGAAAACAATGGCCGCCGTACACTTACCGTGAATATTTTGATATCACCCCTGAACTTTTAAACGCGTTTACGGAATTTTTGAAGACTGAAAACACGAGTAAAAAGAAGATGGAGTTGCAGCCTTGGATCACCTTCTGCGATTCTAGGTGTTCTTTTTGTTATTACCCATCAACAATGTTTAGGGGTGAATTTGTTAACCCGTACTTAGCAGCGCTAAAAAAGGAGTTGAAAATGTATTCGGAGACAAAGTACGTTAAAACCAGCGAGTTTGATGAGATAGTTCTTGGCGGCGGGACTCCAACAGTGCTCTCTGCAGAACAGTTGATAGATATAATCTCCTTCTGCAAAGAAAACTTTAACATAAGCCTGGATTACATGATAAAAATAACGGGTTCCACCCATAACCTCGACGAGTATAAGCTTAAAAAGTTTGCAGAATATGGTGTTCTTCAACTGGATGTGGGTGTGCAAACCTTTAACAATGATATACGACGTAAACTTTTCATTCAAGACAGCGGAGAACATGCAGAGCAAATCATAAGAAAAGCCAGAAAGCTTGGACTCTACGTTTGCATAGACTTAATGTATAATCTCCCCGGACAAACCATGGAAATATGGAGGGAAGATGTCAAAAAAGCCATAGAACTAGACTTGGAGGGGGTGGACTGCTACCCCCTCGAAGTTTATCCTGGAACCATCCTAGAAAAGCAGCTCAAAAATGGAGAACTTCCCCCTCCAGGAGACTGGAAAACAGAAGCCTTAATGTATGTTGAAGCTGTTGAAATGTTCACTAAAGCAGGCTATATCCCAGTGGGTCATGACAGATTCACAAGGGTCAGAGAGCATATAGAAGAGTCGTGTTTAAACGGGTGGCCTTGGGCTGGCATATTAACGACAGGGGCGGGATGTTTCATGGGATATCTCGGCCGTTACTCTTATCAAAATACTGAAAATGTGTACGAGTATATGGAGAAGGTGAGCTGTGGAATTTTTCCGATAGCAAAAATTCATAGGTCCAGCGATGAAGACATGCTTAAAAAAGTTATGGAACGTCTCTACCTACGCTTGCCTGTAGACAAGAAGGAGTTTAAGGAAAAGTTTGGGAGGCTTCCAGAGGAAGTTTTTCCAGAAGCCATAAAAAGATTGAAGGAGAAAGGCTTGATAGAAATAGACGACGATGCTATAAGGATTACAAAGCTCGGTGATATTTGGCGAATAAACATCGCTTGGGAATTTGCCAATGCAAAAGTAGTTTATTAG
- a CDS encoding radical SAM protein: MKMGKAPLYMITWRCTRRCVGTCTYCSFNLEAGDFGEVSTEDGFRIVDQIYDFGSPWFGISGGEPLLRKDIFEIIGYARKIGLEVSLITSGFVFNEDLFNSLARNEVHTAVSIDGPREANDKVRGVGSYDKAFSVMKKLSEAGILDCLVVTLNRYNYKYIEHPIRLGADYGARMVVFHNLVPVGRAGQNIEELAPSPEEYEWTFNYLYDLAKRYEGKVQVNVYSPFYARIVRQKNPVDFWDWFTKRFLGKCTIGGNYISVTENGDFRSCGFNEGYRLGNVKTKTLKQCWEELQNSELHLKLRDKSNLKGKCGVCEYREICGGCRTRAEFYTGDIFESDPACAYVPKALREQEG, from the coding sequence ATGAAAATGGGGAAAGCACCGCTCTACATGATTACGTGGCGATGTACAAGAAGATGCGTGGGCACTTGCACCTATTGCAGCTTTAACCTTGAAGCCGGCGATTTCGGCGAGGTAAGCACAGAAGATGGATTTAGGATTGTGGATCAAATTTATGATTTTGGTTCTCCTTGGTTTGGAATAAGTGGGGGTGAGCCTCTATTAAGGAAGGATATTTTTGAGATTATTGGTTATGCTAGAAAAATTGGACTTGAGGTTAGTTTGATAACTAGTGGTTTTGTTTTTAACGAGGACTTGTTTAACAGCCTTGCTAGAAATGAAGTTCACACCGCGGTCAGCATTGACGGGCCCCGGGAGGCTAATGACAAAGTTAGAGGGGTTGGCAGCTATGATAAGGCTTTTTCAGTAATGAAGAAGTTGTCAGAAGCTGGGATACTTGACTGTTTGGTGGTTACATTAAATCGTTACAACTATAAGTACATTGAGCATCCCATTAGGCTTGGGGCGGATTACGGGGCTAGAATGGTTGTCTTCCACAACCTTGTACCTGTAGGAAGAGCTGGACAAAACATTGAGGAGCTGGCCCCTTCCCCAGAAGAGTATGAATGGACTTTTAACTACCTCTACGATTTAGCGAAACGCTACGAAGGAAAGGTTCAAGTTAACGTTTATAGTCCATTCTACGCAAGAATTGTCCGCCAGAAAAATCCGGTCGACTTCTGGGACTGGTTCACAAAGCGCTTTCTTGGAAAGTGCACAATTGGCGGAAATTATATAAGTGTAACTGAAAACGGTGACTTCAGATCATGTGGCTTTAACGAGGGCTATAGGCTTGGAAATGTGAAGACTAAGACTTTGAAGCAATGCTGGGAAGAACTCCAAAATTCAGAACTGCACTTAAAACTGAGGGACAAAAGCAATTTGAAAGGCAAGTGTGGTGTCTGCGAATACCGAGAAATCTGTGGAGGCTGCAGAACACGCGCAGAATTCTACACAGGCGACATTTTCGAGTCAGATCCAGCGTGCGCCTACGTACCCAAAGCTTTACGCGAACAAGAAGGCTAA
- a CDS encoding adenosylcobinamide amidohydrolase: MKEYNLFGGLKLLLKDDVLALISETEMVTVSSAVHNGGFGKATAVLNVHVPDSYDQKLLHEHPEQIISEAAKKLGLNPQSSVGMITAADVNKFSMITTSKDNLAVSAIVTAGCSLAETAGENIEVSLTAPGTINMIVAIDGNPTESCLLQTFITATEAKTASLRNLDVRSTYTGDHATGTITDSLTIVSTNKGPKIRYGGPASKLGKLVGYCTREAVKDAILKSGNLNPTRSIWKRLSERKMPIEELITEVSKTGHVNISLEEITSKISKEPLFALILMMAANIDEEIKTGLIPKEFGDINDLGEKFAKNLFWTMHREERPYHSAVVNVMNPNSYPFSKSILSYIIEKVLAENL, translated from the coding sequence ATGAAGGAATATAATTTGTTCGGCGGCCTCAAGCTGTTATTGAAAGATGATGTTCTAGCTCTAATATCAGAAACAGAAATGGTAACCGTCAGCTCTGCGGTTCATAACGGAGGTTTTGGGAAAGCCACGGCGGTACTTAATGTTCATGTCCCCGACTCTTATGACCAAAAACTACTTCATGAGCATCCGGAGCAAATAATTTCAGAAGCGGCGAAGAAGCTTGGCCTAAATCCTCAATCAAGTGTCGGCATGATCACAGCCGCCGACGTTAACAAATTTTCCATGATAACAACAAGTAAAGATAACCTGGCAGTAAGCGCGATTGTAACTGCAGGCTGTTCCCTGGCCGAAACAGCAGGAGAAAACATCGAAGTAAGCTTAACAGCTCCCGGAACAATAAACATGATAGTCGCTATTGACGGCAATCCCACTGAGAGCTGCCTCCTCCAAACATTCATAACAGCAACAGAGGCAAAAACAGCCAGCCTAAGAAATCTGGACGTTAGAAGCACCTACACGGGAGACCATGCCACCGGAACAATAACGGACAGCCTCACCATAGTGTCTACTAATAAAGGTCCCAAAATAAGATATGGTGGTCCAGCCTCAAAATTAGGCAAACTGGTAGGGTATTGCACCAGAGAAGCCGTGAAGGATGCGATACTAAAAAGCGGCAACCTAAACCCCACAAGGTCTATATGGAAACGACTTTCCGAAAGAAAAATGCCAATAGAAGAACTCATAACAGAAGTTTCAAAAACGGGCCATGTAAACATATCCCTCGAAGAAATAACCTCTAAAATCTCAAAAGAACCCTTGTTTGCACTAATCCTGATGATGGCTGCAAATATAGACGAAGAAATCAAGACGGGACTAATCCCAAAGGAATTCGGCGATATAAACGATTTAGGTGAAAAATTTGCCAAGAACCTCTTCTGGACAATGCATAGAGAAGAAAGACCTTATCATTCCGCAGTAGTTAACGTTATGAACCCAAACTCGTATCCATTTTCAAAGAGCATACTATCCTATATAATCGAAAAGGTCCTTGCAGAAAATCTCTGA
- a CDS encoding cobalamin-dependent protein (Presence of a B(12) (cobalamin)-binding domain implies dependence on cobalamin itself, in one of its several forms, or in some unusual lineages, dependence on a cobalamin-like analog.): MSWLKSMLEKEPPEPESPIGTVVIGNLEPDLHESAKEMVRKALKRAGFKTIDLGKAVAPQTFASKAKEVNADIIAVSINTKPAKDNLPKLNQALTDAGIKGKIVLMIGGAAVKKEDADAVGALYGKSKEEAVAIAKKVIEERKG, from the coding sequence ATGTCGTGGCTTAAATCCATGCTTGAAAAGGAACCGCCAGAACCGGAAAGTCCCATAGGCACAGTTGTCATTGGAAATTTAGAGCCAGATCTACACGAATCTGCAAAGGAAATGGTGAGAAAAGCCCTTAAAAGAGCCGGGTTCAAAACGATAGACCTTGGCAAAGCCGTAGCCCCTCAAACCTTCGCTTCAAAAGCAAAGGAGGTAAATGCTGACATTATAGCTGTTTCAATAAACACAAAACCAGCAAAAGATAACTTGCCAAAATTGAATCAAGCACTCACTGATGCCGGAATAAAGGGTAAAATTGTTCTAATGATTGGAGGAGCAGCTGTCAAAAAGGAAGATGCTGACGCGGTCGGCGCCCTTTACGGAAAGAGCAAGGAAGAGGCTGTGGCAATAGCAAAAAAGGTCATAGAAGAGAGAAAAGGTTAA
- a CDS encoding amidohydrolase, whose protein sequence is MKVGRNKEILQHVSGKTKIIDLNGKTVIPGLIDSHIHVADLAKTLCWINLEEARSITEIKSLVKKHAKMAPSGKWIIGRGWDEGKLIEKKLPKASDLDEAAPNNPVVLYKAKGRICVVNSLALEIAGKFKNLKDLENNGVDVDPQTGKPTGILSGSATDLIWKLIPDATVEELMELIEKAFKKILEAGITTVQWIVSSTQELHAIKRIVEDGELPVRVYLIVPAETLTSDILHELKLLESEYFKVGGAIFYADGYLASKTAALTEPYRNSQNIGKLFYDAKKMGKLLQIIGKTELQAVIHAMGDRAIKETLKAIKAVSAHHPLKKTRFRIESAAILPLELIKEIANLGVVISIQPYMAYSELEIWATHDSIGERIRWLYPLKSLIQEGVIVAGGTDCPMEPLNIFSHIKTAITRQKLAEEQITIYEALKMYTINAAYSMNEESVEGTIEEGKLADLTVLSENPLTIPSEKIDKIKVELTMVGGKVAYFESNSIKSFNFPRSKRG, encoded by the coding sequence ATGAAGGTCGGTCGAAACAAAGAAATTCTTCAACATGTAAGCGGAAAGACAAAAATAATAGATTTGAATGGAAAAACCGTTATCCCTGGATTAATAGATTCCCATATACATGTTGCAGATCTCGCTAAAACTCTTTGTTGGATAAACCTTGAAGAGGCAAGATCAATAACGGAAATTAAAAGTTTAGTTAAGAAGCATGCTAAGATGGCTCCAAGCGGGAAATGGATAATTGGCAGAGGATGGGATGAAGGAAAATTAATTGAGAAAAAACTTCCAAAGGCTTCCGATCTTGATGAGGCGGCTCCGAATAATCCGGTGGTTCTTTATAAAGCGAAGGGACGTATATGCGTCGTTAATAGCTTGGCGTTGGAAATTGCTGGCAAATTTAAAAACTTAAAAGATCTTGAAAATAACGGTGTAGATGTTGATCCACAAACGGGAAAGCCAACAGGGATATTAAGCGGTTCGGCGACAGACCTTATTTGGAAACTTATTCCCGACGCAACTGTTGAAGAACTTATGGAATTAATAGAAAAAGCTTTTAAGAAGATACTTGAAGCAGGGATAACCACCGTTCAATGGATAGTTTCATCAACTCAAGAGTTGCACGCGATAAAGAGAATTGTTGAGGATGGAGAACTTCCGGTAAGAGTTTACCTAATTGTCCCAGCGGAAACATTGACTTCGGATATATTACACGAGCTTAAACTGTTAGAAAGCGAATACTTTAAAGTTGGAGGGGCAATATTTTATGCTGATGGCTACCTAGCTTCAAAAACCGCAGCTTTAACAGAACCTTACAGAAACTCGCAAAACATTGGCAAGCTTTTTTATGATGCCAAAAAAATGGGAAAACTTCTCCAAATAATTGGAAAAACAGAATTACAAGCAGTAATCCATGCCATGGGAGACCGAGCCATTAAGGAAACTTTAAAAGCGATAAAGGCTGTTTCAGCGCATCATCCTTTGAAGAAAACCAGGTTCCGCATAGAAAGCGCGGCGATTTTGCCTTTGGAACTTATCAAAGAAATTGCAAACCTAGGAGTGGTGATTTCTATTCAACCTTATATGGCTTATTCCGAGCTAGAAATTTGGGCGACTCATGATAGCATAGGTGAGAGGATTCGATGGCTTTACCCTTTAAAATCGCTTATACAAGAGGGGGTTATTGTGGCTGGGGGCACAGACTGTCCAATGGAACCCTTAAACATATTCTCTCACATTAAAACAGCCATAACAAGACAAAAACTCGCTGAAGAGCAAATAACAATATACGAAGCTTTAAAAATGTATACAATAAATGCTGCTTACTCAATGAATGAGGAAAGTGTTGAAGGGACTATTGAAGAGGGTAAACTTGCCGATTTAACGGTACTTTCAGAGAATCCATTGACGATTCCATCCGAGAAAATCGATAAAATAAAAGTTGAGTTGACGATGGTTGGTGGAAAGGTTGCCTATTTTGAGTCGAACAGCATAAAATCGTTTAACTTCCCCAGATCCAAGCGAGGTTAA
- a CDS encoding DUF1616 domain-containing protein → MQKIRGRYQFIVIIAFTALTLLTAYMVPSDSYLVVFRYALGFVFVSFIPGYCLVYLLFSKNEKVDIIEKIVLSVALSFSIAGLVGLFLGLSPIGINFVSVTISLAAVVLFLSLLALFISREH, encoded by the coding sequence ATGCAAAAAATAAGAGGTAGATACCAGTTTATTGTAATAATAGCCTTTACAGCATTAACACTGCTAACTGCGTATATGGTTCCAAGCGATTCTTACTTGGTCGTATTCCGATACGCTTTGGGATTTGTTTTTGTCTCATTTATTCCAGGCTATTGCCTTGTTTATTTGCTCTTTTCTAAAAATGAGAAGGTTGACATAATTGAGAAAATTGTGTTGTCTGTGGCTCTGAGCTTCAGCATAGCTGGTTTAGTGGGACTCTTTCTTGGCTTATCTCCCATTGGAATAAACTTCGTATCGGTAACAATCTCCTTAGCTGCAGTTGTCCTTTTTTTATCCCTTCTTGCCCTTTTTATCTCTCGCGAACATTGA
- a CDS encoding cobalamin biosynthesis protein: MDFVIASLILLLSIVIDLIISDPSPNTPWTLRYKLHPTVMMGKLAQRLKILLRNPNSPRIEKFNGVLLALIVVTTFVIPTYFILKFIKDFLGIVPYIIISAFMLKMTICIKLETDWAYGVSKALQAEDLVEARKYAHFSRRDPSKLNSSQISSSVIESMAENLADFRLSPLFYYGIFGVLGAIAYRAINTLDGVVGFKDPEHINIGWFSATLDTVVNYIPTRITAFLIILASWILGEDYRIAWKIALRDRKNVQSRNHGWTMAAMAGALNVRLEKPGHYIIYNEGKMPSHLDIMRALNIRNAVIFLFLALVVTPLLYLSTVIFRF; the protein is encoded by the coding sequence ATGGATTTTGTTATAGCATCTCTGATTTTGCTTTTATCAATCGTCATCGACTTGATTATAAGCGATCCCTCACCAAACACTCCGTGGACTCTGCGCTATAAGTTACACCCAACTGTTATGATGGGCAAGCTTGCGCAGCGGTTGAAAATTTTGTTGAGGAATCCTAACTCACCAAGAATTGAAAAGTTTAACGGTGTCCTTCTAGCATTAATCGTTGTGACGACATTCGTCATTCCCACATATTTCATTTTGAAGTTCATTAAGGATTTTTTAGGAATTGTACCCTATATTATCATCTCCGCCTTCATGCTTAAAATGACAATCTGCATCAAACTTGAAACCGATTGGGCATATGGCGTTTCAAAAGCGTTACAAGCGGAAGATTTAGTTGAAGCAAGAAAATATGCCCATTTTTCAAGAAGAGACCCTTCAAAACTGAACAGCTCCCAAATATCCTCCTCGGTTATTGAGTCCATGGCTGAAAACCTGGCTGATTTTAGACTCTCTCCTCTTTTTTACTATGGAATCTTTGGCGTTCTCGGAGCTATAGCTTACCGGGCCATCAACACGCTTGATGGTGTGGTCGGCTTCAAAGATCCCGAACACATAAATATTGGTTGGTTTTCAGCAACTCTTGACACAGTGGTAAATTATATTCCTACGAGAATAACAGCCTTTCTTATAATTTTAGCATCTTGGATCTTGGGCGAGGATTACAGGATAGCTTGGAAAATAGCCCTTCGCGATCGGAAAAACGTTCAAAGTAGGAACCACGGTTGGACAATGGCCGCTATGGCTGGCGCCCTTAATGTTCGCCTCGAAAAGCCTGGACACTACATTATATATAATGAGGGCAAAATGCCCTCACACTTAGACATTATGAGGGCTTTGAATATCAGAAATGCCGTGATATTTTTGTTCTTAGCGCTCGTCGTCACACCGCTTCTCTACCTATCAACCGTGATTTTTAGGTTTTAA